Proteins from one Poecile atricapillus isolate bPoeAtr1 chromosome 6, bPoeAtr1.hap1, whole genome shotgun sequence genomic window:
- the LOC131580419 gene encoding heparan sulfate glucosamine 3-O-sulfotransferase 1-like: MAFLLVSAYLLLTHARGAPVENGALLETLKSQVGLFSNKSEHYSAQVRPPGTSRQIPQTIIIGVRKGGTRALLEMLDIHPNIVVAATEVHFFDWDENYVKGIDWYRNLMPFSYGNQITIEKTPGYFTSPQAPGRIHDMNSSIKLLLILRDPTERVISDYTQVYYNRVESHKPVQLFEDIVIKNGVLNTKYKAIQRSLYDVHMEKWLKHFSLDQIHIVDGNTLIKDPLPELQKVERFLNLPSRIMSSNFYFNQTKGFYCIRSDGRERCLHESKGRPHPLVNSTVLEQLYSYFREHNAKFYRMVNHSFDWH; the protein is encoded by the coding sequence ATGGCCTTCCTACTTGTGTCAGCTTATCTTCTGCTGACTCATGCTCGAGGTGCTCCTGTTGAGAATGGGGCACTGTTGGAAACACTGAAGTCACAAGTGGGATTATTCAGCAATAAAAGTGAACACTATTCAGCTCAGGTGAGACCTCCTGGCACGAGCCGACAAATACCTCAGACAATCATCATAGGAGTTCGTAAAGGAGGGACCAGGGCTTTGCTGGAAATGTTGGATATTCACCCTAACATTGTGGTGGCAGCTACAGAAGTCCACTTCTTTGACTGGGATGAAAATTATGTGAAAGGAATAGACTGGTATAGAAATCTGATGCCATTTTCTTATGGAAATCAAATTACAATTGAGAAAACACCAGGCTATTTTACATCACCACAGGCTCCAGGAAGAATTCATGACATGAATAGCTCCATTAAACTGCTGCTCATTTTAAGAGATCCCACTGAGAGAGTTATATCTGACTATACCCAAGTATATTACAACAGAGTAGAAAGTCACAAGCCTGTTCAGCTCTTTGAAGATATTGTTATTAAGAATGGAGTGCTTAACACCAAATACAAAGCTATTCAGAGAAGTCTATATGATGTCCATATGGAAAAGTGGCTTAAGCATTTCAGTTTGGATCAGATTCACATAGTGGATGGCAATACTTTGATCAAGGACCCTCTTCCTGAGTTACAAAAAGTTGAAAGATTTCTAAATCTTCCTTCCAGAATTATGtcttctaatttttattttaaccaaACCAAGGGATTCTACTGCATCAGAAGTGATGGGAGGGAGAGATGTCTACATGAGTCCAAAGGGCGTCCTCATCCTCTTGTTAACAGCACTGTCTTAGAGCAATTGTATTCTTACTTCAGAGAGCACAATGCAAAATTTTACAGGATGGTTAATCATTCCTTTGACTGGCATTAA